Proteins encoded within one genomic window of Humulus lupulus chromosome 1, drHumLupu1.1, whole genome shotgun sequence:
- the LOC133812573 gene encoding elongation of fatty acids protein 3-like, with protein sequence MAGKTAMMMMITFWLSEHPSIVGFRWSHTQSWGSTWSFLFTAIAFYLTLSLLLHLLLTLFHNRPISLGPIPAVHSLTMALISATIFAGILLSAAAEIRDTRWSWRRSKRTPLQWLLCFPLGTRPSGRVFFWSYIYYLSRFLHMLRTLFSIVRRRKLSFFQLLNNSILTFMAFVWLEFSQSFQVLAILSTTLVYAAVYGYRFWTDVGLRGACFPFVANCQIALLGCNVACHVGVLLLHFMKGGCNGIGAWVLNAVLNAVILLLFLNFYVKMYTGKKKKTTSMMREIVGPDGPGPVGLVRCEPVVLSYSGLGGVHEVSNKEL encoded by the coding sequence ATGGCGGGGAAGAcggcgatgatgatgatgatcaccTTCTGGCTTTCGGAGCACCCATCAATAGTCGGGTTCCGGTGGAGTCACACCCAATCATGGGGCTCCACGTGGTCATTCCTCTTCACCGCAATCGCCTTCTACCTCACCCTATCGCTCCTCCTCCATCTCCTTCTCACTCTCTTCCACAACCGTCCGATTTCCCTCGGACCAATCCCAGCCGTCCACAGTCTCACCATGGCTCTAATCTCCGCCACTATCTTCGCCGGAATCCTACTCTCCGCCGCCGCTGAGATCCGCGATACGCGCTGGTCCTGGCGCCGATCCAAACGAACGCCTCTCCAATGGCTCCTCTGTTTCCCTCTCGGAACCCGTCCCTCCGGTCGGGTCTTCTTCTGGTCCTACATATACTACCTCTCCCGATTCCTTCACATGCTTCGAACGCTCTTCTCAATTGTACGACGTCGTAAGCTCTCCTTCTTCCAGCTCCTCAACAACTCAATCCTCACCTTCATGGCCTTCGTCTGGCTCGAGTTCTCCCAATCGTTTCAGGTCCTCGCCATACTCTCCACCACGCTCGTCTACGCCGCCGTATACGGTTACAGGTTCTGGACCGACGTTGGGCTCCGCGGCGCGTGCTTCCCGTTTGTCGCCAACTGCCAGATCGCACTACTAGGCTGCAACGTCGCCTGCCACGTTGGCGTATTGCTCTTGCATTTCATGAAGGGTGGTTGTAACGGAATCGGCGCGTGGGTTTTAAACGCCGTGCTGAACGCCGTAATACTTCTGCTGTTCTTAAACTTTTATGTGAAAATGTACacagggaagaagaagaagacgacgTCGATGATGAGGGAGATTGTTGGGCCTGATGGGCCTGGGCCTGTCGGTTTGGTTCGGTGTGAGCCCGTGGTTCTGTCTTATTCAGGTTTGGGTGGAGTCCATGAAGTAAGCAATAAAGAGCTGTGA